AAGGGAAACGCTTATTTAACTTTGCTTGTGCGCAGTGTCATGCTGGAGGTGTCACCAAGACAAACCAAAACGTAGGGCTAGATCCCGAAACGCTTGCTTTAGCAACACCACCCCGCAACAACATTGAAGGGCTTGTCGATTATATGCACAACCCCACCACCTATGATGGTGAAGAAGAAATTGCGGAGTTACACCCAAGCACCAAAAGTGCGGATATTTACCCAGCAATGCGGAATCTTACCGAAGACGACTTAGTGGCGATCGCAGGTCATGTTCTGCTTCAGCCGAAAATTGTTGGCGATCGCTGGGGCGGCGGCAAGATTTACTACTAAAGTCTTGTCAAAAAGCGATGAGCTTATAGCAATTAGTTTTTAGCAAAACCCTGAATAGTTAACCAACTAAATCAAAGCTAAGAGCTAATTGCTTTTCTATTATTTGGAAAGCAAGCTTAACTTTTTTCTACAAGTATCTCCATTTCTAGCCACTCACCCTATCGTAATCGTGTTTCAATCTAAATAAATGTTAAGTACAAGCTGTGTGCGCCGTGTAATTATACTTTTGTCTATCGTTGTCGTTTTGTTACTACAGATTACCCCCCCAGCCCATGCCGCTGTTGACCCTTATCTCGCGCGCTATTTGCGTCTTAAAGAACCAATCGCCCTAGAAGTTGACGAACAAGGGACTACCCGCGAGTTTTCTCTCGAAGAGATATCACAAGGCAAAGTGCTGTTTGAAAATAACTGCTTAAACTGTCACGTAGGCGGCGCAACACTTCCAGATCCGCAAACTTCACTAGCACTCAACAAACTCAAAGGCGCAAACCCTCCTAGAGATAATGTGAATAATCTCGTCGCCTTTCTTCGACAACCTATGACTTATGATGGTTCGGAAGAAACGTACTGGTGTCGTCAAGTACCTGAATCGTGGATGACACAAGAGGAAATAGAAAGCTTAGCTGCGTTTGTTCTGACAGCAGCACAAAAGGCTAAAGGCTGGGGTACAGAAAGCTTCTAAGCAACTTTCTCTCGTTTTTTTTTGATAAGAAAAAATGTATCTATGACAACTCGTCGTACTTGGTGTTTGTTTTTATTTAAAATTAAATAGCGACAATACACCTCTTTGGAGAAAACTATGAAATCTATTGCTGCAACTTTGCGGCGCTTCGGTACAGTTGTATTAGCACTCGTACTCGTTGTCGGTAGCTTTGCGTTCTTTGCTCCTACAGCAGCAGCTGAAACTTATCAAGTTAAACTAGGTTCTGATAAAGGAATGTTAGTTTTCGATCCAGCAAAACTGACGATCAAGCCTGGTGACACAGTTGAATGGGTGAACAACAAAGTACCTCCCCACAACGTTGTCTTCGATGCAGCGAATAATCCTACTAAGAGTGCAGATTTAGCGAAAAATCTGTCTCACAAGCAGTTGCTGATGACTCCAGGTCAACAAGTCAAGACCACTTTCCCAGAAGATGCACCCGCAGGCGACTACACTTATTACTGCGAACCTCACCGTGGTGCTGGTATGATTGGCAAAATCACTGTTGAAGGCTAATCCTACTCCTCGCGTGTTGCGTGGCATAAATTAACCTCGCACAAGACAACCTCTACTGATGCCTCAGGAGTCATAAAATCAACTCTTGGGGCATTGTGATTGTTGAATTGGAAGAGTTTACCCTCACATCCCCCACTGGGCTACGCGTACGTATAGCCGCATTAAGTCATGCTCCCACATCGGATCGTTGCTAAATCCATCCACTAGTTAGAAGATATAAGTTAAAAAATTGGTTATTGTGATTGCCAGTTTCGCACAATAAATCGCATGGTTCCTATTCGAGATAATAATCCCACATCAATTACGCCTTATGTGACCTATGGGCTGATTGCGGCTAATATTCTGGCTTTCTTGTACGAAGCTAGTCTACCACCACAACAACTTGATGCATTTTTCCATTTAGCGGCGATCATACCGC
The genomic region above belongs to Chroogloeocystis siderophila 5.2 s.c.1 and contains:
- the psbV gene encoding photosystem II cytochrome c-550 encodes the protein MFKRLIGLAVATILLTFGVIVGNAAAVELSEAVRTVPLNNQGDTIVLSLKQVQEGKRLFNFACAQCHAGGVTKTNQNVGLDPETLALATPPRNNIEGLVDYMHNPTTYDGEEEIAELHPSTKSADIYPAMRNLTEDDLVAIAGHVLLQPKIVGDRWGGGKIYY
- the psbV2 gene encoding photosystem II cytochrome PsbV2 — its product is MSIVVVLLLQITPPAHAAVDPYLARYLRLKEPIALEVDEQGTTREFSLEEISQGKVLFENNCLNCHVGGATLPDPQTSLALNKLKGANPPRDNVNNLVAFLRQPMTYDGSEETYWCRQVPESWMTQEEIESLAAFVLTAAQKAKGWGTESF
- the petE gene encoding plastocyanin is translated as MKSIAATLRRFGTVVLALVLVVGSFAFFAPTAAAETYQVKLGSDKGMLVFDPAKLTIKPGDTVEWVNNKVPPHNVVFDAANNPTKSADLAKNLSHKQLLMTPGQQVKTTFPEDAPAGDYTYYCEPHRGAGMIGKITVEG